Proteins encoded in a region of the Spongiibacter tropicus DSM 19543 genome:
- a CDS encoding carboxymuconolactone decarboxylase family protein — protein sequence MKDFPAHFQELNEWMGKLGVEIPEVMQGFGALHEASLKPGALDTKTKELIALGIAITVRCDGCISFHVHDAMEAGASQGEIAETVSVAILMGGRSVCGLWH from the coding sequence ATGAAAGATTTTCCTGCACATTTTCAAGAGTTGAACGAGTGGATGGGCAAGCTGGGGGTGGAGATTCCCGAGGTGATGCAGGGCTTTGGGGCGTTGCACGAAGCCAGCCTGAAGCCCGGCGCGCTCGATACCAAAACCAAGGAGCTGATTGCTCTGGGTATCGCCATTACTGTCCGCTGCGATGGCTGCATCAGTTTTCACGTGCACGATGCCATGGAGGCCGGAGCGAGTCAGGGGGAGATTGCCGAGACGGTATCGGTGGCAATTCTGATGGGGGGGCGGTCCGTCTGTGGTCTATGGCATTGA
- a CDS encoding PepSY-associated TM helix domain-containing protein produces MRAFLTLLHRYFGLTIAVFLIITGLTGAVISWDHELDEWLNPHLLEARTPGTPQSATQLATLIEQQYPAVQVTYYELAAEPGHSYYYWVEPRVNPETGKLFKPGFNQVYVDPVSGEVLGTREWGAVWPITTENFVSFLYKLHFSLHIPEFMGTDHWGLWLLGVIALIWTLDCFVAFILTLPRRRRSSGEGLRANGSRGRNYWQRWKPAWKVRWRNGPTKLNFDLHRAFGLWTWVLLFVIAFTGFSLNLYREVFFPAMSLVSDVTPTPIDERAPAPHDAPIEASYGFAHAISLGQQAADEKGWSMPVGSIWYAREFGIYRIEFFDAESGHGAGGVGHRAVFLDAKSGELLGDWLPWQGTAADLFVQAQFPLHSGRILGLPGRILISVMGVVVAMLSVTGVVIWYKRYSARRSRRRLAMVLRSST; encoded by the coding sequence ATGCGCGCATTTCTTACTCTGCTTCATCGATATTTCGGACTGACTATTGCTGTCTTCCTGATTATTACAGGGCTGACTGGCGCCGTAATTTCCTGGGATCATGAGTTGGATGAGTGGTTGAACCCTCATCTTCTCGAGGCCCGTACGCCGGGGACTCCGCAAAGCGCTACGCAGCTGGCCACGTTGATAGAGCAGCAATATCCTGCGGTGCAGGTTACCTACTATGAATTAGCTGCCGAGCCGGGTCACTCGTATTACTACTGGGTGGAGCCCAGAGTGAATCCAGAAACAGGAAAACTGTTCAAGCCCGGATTTAACCAGGTGTATGTGGACCCGGTATCCGGAGAGGTGTTAGGAACGCGTGAATGGGGCGCGGTGTGGCCGATTACCACCGAAAATTTTGTTTCGTTTCTCTATAAGCTGCACTTTAGCCTGCACATTCCCGAGTTTATGGGAACGGACCACTGGGGGCTCTGGCTGCTTGGGGTGATCGCGCTTATCTGGACGCTGGACTGCTTCGTGGCATTTATTCTGACCTTGCCAAGACGCAGGCGTAGCAGCGGAGAAGGTCTGCGAGCCAATGGAAGCCGTGGGCGCAACTACTGGCAGCGCTGGAAACCGGCCTGGAAAGTGCGCTGGCGGAATGGGCCTACAAAGCTCAACTTTGATCTTCACCGTGCTTTCGGTTTATGGACCTGGGTGCTGCTGTTTGTTATCGCGTTCACCGGTTTCTCCCTGAACCTTTATCGAGAAGTCTTCTTCCCGGCAATGTCACTGGTTTCTGATGTAACGCCAACGCCGATCGATGAGCGGGCACCAGCCCCGCACGATGCTCCCATCGAGGCCAGCTACGGTTTTGCACATGCGATTTCTCTAGGCCAGCAGGCTGCTGACGAAAAGGGTTGGTCAATGCCGGTTGGCAGCATCTGGTATGCCAGAGAATTTGGTATTTACCGGATTGAGTTTTTCGATGCGGAATCCGGGCACGGTGCCGGCGGCGTCGGTCACCGGGCTGTCTTTTTAGACGCGAAAAGCGGAGAGCTACTTGGCGATTGGCTGCCATGGCAGGGAACGGCAGCCGACCTCTTTGTTCAGGCCCAATTTCCCCTGCACTCCGGTCGGATTCTGGGCTTGCCGGGACGCATCCTGATCTCGGTGATGGGTGTTGTGGTTGCCATGCTGAGTGTTACCGGGGTGGTGATCTGGTACAAACGGTACAGTGCTCGCCGCAGTCGGCGGCGCCTCGCAATGGTTCTGCGTTCGTCGACGTAA
- a CDS encoding TonB-dependent siderophore receptor: protein MKIFNRGILAVSVAGAISINGAHAIAAEAEESPVQVSGRADRGDIETVHVYGEPEKTRTATKLNLTILETPQVVSVISRDQIEDFTLREVNSLLRYVPGVTVEEVETGRTYYTARGFDIVNFQYDGVGVPFSYGLTQGHDDSAIYEQVEVVKGATGLTTGLANPSATINYLRKRPTEEFQAMARASAGSWSQYRVDGDVSGTLIEDRLTGRLVVAREDGDSYLDRYSKEMQIFYGVISGAITESSRFTLGHTVNDSYTEGNSSGALPLFYSDGSLTDYDVSTNTAPKWAYQDVQQTRSFLELEQDLGERWVLKGIYTRHDQDKEWQSFYLAGAPDPDTEVGLTAHASLYQANDKEDIFDLFVSGSFSFLGRDHQLVVGANMAEIKLTGRSVYTQNWNYDPVGGDWADGATPRPTFDVYDAASQSTDIDQEQNSFYISTRLSLSDALSVLLGGRTVDIEQDGVSYGAPQDVSDNETVPYVGVTYEVLDGTMLYASYSEVFKAQTWVDANLAPLGAVRGESSEVGVKQEFFDGRAVLTFALFESRQENFGEWVGRDNTSGLNLYRGVEFESDGFELELAGEVLPGLNISAGYTEVEVEDENGNDTRRFIPSQQLKLATAYNVQAVPGLRVGGGVNWQSKIYYGDTEVQSGYALIDAFASYNLTETLTLSLNVNNVGDKKYRLSPQWGQANFGAPRNVMGSITWRY from the coding sequence ATGAAAATCTTCAATCGCGGCATTCTCGCTGTCTCTGTAGCGGGAGCGATTTCGATAAACGGCGCGCATGCCATCGCCGCTGAAGCGGAAGAAAGCCCCGTTCAGGTATCAGGGCGAGCGGACCGTGGGGATATTGAGACGGTTCATGTTTACGGAGAGCCTGAGAAGACGCGTACCGCAACAAAGCTTAATTTGACGATACTCGAAACGCCTCAGGTGGTATCGGTGATTTCGCGTGACCAGATTGAGGATTTCACTCTGCGTGAAGTGAACAGCCTGTTGCGATACGTGCCAGGTGTCACGGTGGAAGAGGTGGAGACGGGCCGAACGTATTACACCGCGCGGGGCTTCGATATCGTCAATTTCCAATATGACGGCGTTGGTGTTCCGTTCTCCTATGGCCTGACGCAAGGCCATGATGATTCAGCGATTTATGAACAGGTTGAGGTGGTCAAAGGGGCGACCGGTTTAACAACGGGGCTCGCCAATCCCTCTGCGACAATTAACTATTTGCGGAAACGGCCTACTGAAGAGTTTCAGGCAATGGCACGTGCCTCTGCCGGGAGCTGGAGCCAGTATCGCGTCGATGGAGACGTGTCGGGCACGCTCATCGAAGACAGGCTGACCGGGCGTCTTGTGGTTGCCCGCGAAGATGGTGATTCCTATCTGGATCGCTACAGCAAAGAGATGCAGATATTTTATGGGGTGATTAGCGGTGCGATTACCGAATCCAGTCGCTTCACCCTTGGGCATACCGTTAACGATAGTTATACGGAAGGGAATTCGTCAGGGGCATTGCCGCTTTTTTACAGTGATGGTTCGTTGACGGATTACGATGTTTCAACCAATACCGCTCCGAAGTGGGCCTATCAGGACGTACAGCAAACACGTAGCTTCCTGGAGCTGGAGCAGGATTTAGGTGAGCGTTGGGTATTGAAGGGTATCTACACGCGCCATGATCAAGACAAGGAATGGCAGTCGTTCTATTTGGCTGGTGCGCCAGACCCGGATACCGAAGTGGGGCTTACCGCTCATGCCAGCCTGTATCAGGCCAATGATAAAGAAGACATATTTGACCTGTTTGTCAGCGGCAGCTTTTCATTTCTGGGGCGCGACCACCAGTTGGTTGTCGGCGCGAATATGGCTGAAATCAAGCTCACCGGACGCTCTGTTTACACGCAAAACTGGAACTACGATCCTGTCGGCGGTGATTGGGCAGATGGCGCGACACCGCGCCCGACATTCGATGTTTACGATGCGGCGTCTCAGTCCACCGATATTGATCAGGAGCAAAACTCCTTCTATATCTCGACACGCCTGTCGCTGAGTGATGCGCTCTCGGTTCTGCTGGGTGGGCGCACAGTGGATATCGAACAGGACGGGGTAAGCTACGGGGCGCCTCAGGATGTCTCCGACAATGAAACCGTTCCTTATGTCGGTGTGACCTATGAAGTGCTCGACGGCACCATGCTGTACGCCAGCTACAGCGAGGTCTTCAAGGCGCAAACCTGGGTCGATGCCAACTTGGCGCCGCTGGGGGCCGTGCGAGGCGAGAGTTCTGAGGTGGGCGTTAAGCAGGAGTTTTTTGACGGACGTGCGGTACTGACCTTTGCGCTGTTCGAGTCTCGGCAGGAGAATTTTGGCGAATGGGTAGGCCGGGATAACACGTCTGGCTTGAATCTTTATCGCGGTGTTGAGTTTGAGAGCGACGGCTTTGAACTGGAGCTTGCTGGTGAGGTGTTGCCAGGGCTTAACATCAGTGCTGGCTACACGGAGGTCGAGGTCGAGGATGAGAACGGGAACGATACCCGTCGTTTCATTCCTTCCCAGCAGCTCAAGCTGGCTACTGCCTATAATGTGCAGGCCGTTCCGGGCTTGCGCGTCGGTGGCGGCGTCAACTGGCAGAGCAAAATTTACTATGGCGATACCGAAGTTCAGTCAGGTTATGCACTGATTGATGCCTTTGCGAGCTATAACCTGACCGAGACACTTACGCTGTCTCTCAATGTGAATAACGTCGGTGATAAAAAATACCGGCTGAGCCCGCAATGGGGGCAGGCGAACTTCGGTGCCCCGCGGAATGTGATGGGATCAATTACCTGGCGGTATTAA
- a CDS encoding FMN-binding negative transcriptional regulator translates to MYVPSQFQEDDLNALQQYIRDYGFGLLIVADDEGIEANHVPFYLTSDEDGGQGTLQCHLARGNPVWRRLQGGARVLVVFQGPDAYISPSLYATKAETGRVVPTWNYLAVHVEGRARVVDDAGWLTAHLHRLTDQQERVMSAPWSVDDASEDFTDRLIAAIVGVEITIESLTCKVKASQNQPENNRESVKAGLEAAGGESQRAMAMLIR, encoded by the coding sequence ATGTACGTACCAAGCCAGTTTCAAGAAGATGACCTAAACGCGCTGCAGCAGTATATCCGCGACTATGGATTTGGCCTGCTGATTGTTGCTGATGATGAGGGTATTGAGGCGAATCATGTGCCTTTTTATCTGACCTCAGATGAGGATGGCGGTCAGGGAACGCTTCAGTGCCATCTGGCTCGCGGGAATCCGGTGTGGAGGCGTTTGCAGGGCGGCGCTCGGGTGCTGGTGGTGTTCCAGGGGCCAGATGCTTACATTTCGCCGTCACTGTATGCCACCAAGGCGGAAACCGGCCGGGTGGTGCCTACCTGGAATTATCTTGCTGTTCATGTCGAGGGCAGGGCGCGTGTGGTTGATGACGCAGGGTGGCTGACGGCGCATCTCCATCGCTTAACTGATCAGCAGGAGCGCGTGATGAGCGCGCCGTGGTCTGTCGATGACGCGTCAGAGGATTTCACCGATCGGCTGATTGCCGCCATCGTCGGTGTGGAGATCACGATTGAGAGCTTGACCTGTAAGGTCAAGGCTAGCCAGAACCAGCCAGAGAACAATCGTGAGTCGGTGAAAGCGGGTCTTGAGGCCGCTGGCGGGGAGTCCCAGCGAGCCATGGCGATGCTCATACGCTGA
- a CDS encoding heavy metal-binding domain-containing protein: MVSVTESIPNKGVSEFIGPVFAEKVFMPTMRKTEEHFTKIREEVQYLAMEKALEKGANAILGFRVSFAPYQAQGSSWGVSMVVASGNAVVVK, encoded by the coding sequence TTGGTAAGTGTTACTGAAAGCATTCCGAATAAAGGTGTTTCGGAATTCATTGGCCCGGTTTTCGCTGAAAAGGTGTTTATGCCTACAATGCGAAAAACAGAGGAGCATTTCACCAAAATACGCGAAGAAGTTCAGTACCTTGCAATGGAAAAAGCCTTAGAAAAAGGGGCAAATGCTATATTAGGTTTCCGTGTTTCCTTTGCCCCCTATCAGGCTCAGGGAAGTAGCTGGGGTGTGTCTATGGTGGTCGCATCTGGTAATGCAGTAGTGGTGAAGTAA